In Mytilus edulis chromosome 8, xbMytEdul2.2, whole genome shotgun sequence, the genomic window ATCAGGtatcaaacatccaaacatactatccgcactcatctgtgtccacacttgtatagTGGAAAATATATGTCATTGCCGTAATGTTTATCAACCAATCAGAGACGTTTTAACAAACACGTATCAACGTTTTGGACGCATCGAGATTCTTCCTTCAATCCTACGCAAAAGGAAGTATTGATGTGCAATATGGCAGCGATGTGGACGTTGTTGAAAGTTTTTCTGACAGTTTTCTGTTTAAGCCTTATTCAGAATTCATTTGCTGTGCAGAAAAATAAACAGGTATATAATTCGTCTATTTGATTACGCATTGTCTTTTTTGTGAGAATTATCAACGGAAATCCTGCGCTATATATCGGACACAATCTTGCCGGCTTACATTCATGACTCTCCTTGAGTTTACCATACCGGCTTACCAGTCAATATAATACtctaatatcatgaatatcattcgtctcactaattagcgacaaaaaaaaaatagtgacgAGAAGACTATTTTATAGCGACTctgttttttattaaaataaatatattaaaaaatatgcaatgacatttttattttaaaacacagcagtgatttaccttttttttaattattattatattgatagatATAGAAATTTCCCTGTCATATAATGCTTTTAATTTTTACATGTATCCTAGTGTTATCGGTTTTCGATATTGTAACAAACTTTTGCTCCGTAGGCCCAGTTCTtcaaataaatgtggtcaaagctCAAAGCCAGTCTTTAAGATGAACTGTTAAATCTACAGGCCcagagctcaatttttgaaattttttagttagattatattggcctgtagatatgatttttacaggcccaagagcaattttacaagcctgggctgccactcagcgtgaagactgcaAAGCTGATTGTGTTAATTTAGTAGATACTTTAATTCATTTcctattaatttttttatcctCACGATTTTCTCTTGGGTAAattaagaaaaatcaaaacatctGTTGTTGTGCATAATTTTGACAGAATAAAAACTCGCTTCAAGCATGCATAAATTTCAACAtttgagctgcgtcggatagaaatcgaccttatgcaagtgcatgTACACATATACATATCTAAGACTTTGATCGATTTTGGAATAACTAAGATATAAAAGCTGCATTTGAAATACGGAAATTGAGAAAACATGTGCGATTTCGCGAACTACTTTTATTCTTACCACATGCATTGCTATCGAAATCTAATTACTATCGAGAACAGATGACTTCACGatacttgtgttttagaacaattatatatttattttataaattttttaacaCTCTCTCTGTCTAAATATAATAAACTGACTGCATACAAAATGCATTATTCGTAAATCAATGTCCTGAAAAGTGGaaaaacttttttcaaacttTCAGTGAATTTTATGACCTTTCAACAGAAGCTTTCGCTGTCAAGAGACGGCTTAGTGTCTGTGGAAATATCTAATCACAAATGCACCATATCCACTTTCAAATCTACTTTAATTTTGCagtaaatttcaaagaaaaagatTTAGCAATTGACATTAGACAATGATTGAGACATCAAAACTGGTACATGTATTACCACctgaattgtttttatttttcgctAATCATGTTTAttgatttgtttatgttataaattaggatgtaagttttctcaattgaattgtttcatattattcatgTTGGGGCCTTTCTACGCAACTATCGGATAGGATTTTTTcatattgttgaaggccttatggttGCTTATAATTGCTTACACCTACTTGAATGATCCTTATCATTttaactttgatggatagttttctcgttGGCAATCCTGTAACATCTCCTTATCTTAAATTGTATACAGATACATGACATATATTTATCAATGCCATGTACATGCAGTCTTCAACAAAAAAGTAACTTACCTAGACAATATATATGTCAAGTCTTAAAACACAccaatgtttttgttatttaaatctatgaattgatactaaaaaaaattcccatatcaaaatatgtttgatGAAAAAAAGTCTATTATTTTCATTGTCTTATAGGATTTATTGACTGACAAGGTACAACAGATGACAGAATGGAACAACAAGAAATCAGTTATCAAGTTTAATGGAGATAAATTTAAACAGTATGTCAGAACTGCACCTAGGAATTATTCAGTTATCGTCATGTTAACTGCTCTACAGCCTAAAAGACAGTGTTCTGTATGCAAGTAAGTTTCATGgtgtttattgtttattaactcaatacatatatcatgtttatatttgttcTTAAACAATGATAAActgaacttttatttttttcaaatgcttaaTATCATTAATATACAAATACACAGATTTAAGTCATGTTATTACAATGTACCAGTTTATTATAACCAATACAAAGTACAAAGATTGACATGGAAATTTGGATATCAATAAAACTTAATCATACATAGACATATTGCAAAACAACTTGTTTGTAAATGTTACAAATTCTACATTATATGGTATAGTGGGTTATTTCAGTGGGTATTACTGTAAGATTTCACGATTTAGGAGCATCAAAGTATACGAAAAATTTGGGCATTTTTTATTTTGGCTGACTCTTTTATCCCAATTAAACATGTTAGATTTTTTGCAGATGACAGAAATCATGGAAATGGttgcagttaaaaaaaaaatataaattgactgTTGTCAATGATTGTTATggttaaatgattgttttatttaatactgATTATATTTAAATACACTTAATCAATAAAATACCAGTACTTAGATTTTTGTCACAGGTGTAAAATTCTGGTAAATGTTACGGTTGATTAGTTACGAAATTGATCGGGCCTTTTGGGATTCCCCATTACCAgccaaaataagtaaaataaataCCCTGTATAAATAACCTGTTATACAGTAGTAGAAAGATGGTTGCTATTCATGCTTTATCAACTGGTAGTGATAGGTTGTTGTTTGCTAAATTTCCATGGGCAAACATTTTATGCATATTTAGGAAGACATTTGAGGTAAACCATATCATGAAACTAGGTACtgtaaattttattaatattcattggatactaattttcgtggattacgTGGTTACAGGggaatcaaaaatttaaatattcaacgaataagaatttttctaaaggaatgtatgcagactttgccaaaaacaatatccatgaatatgcaagttttcctcaatccacgaaaattgatacccacaaaaatgaatgaatccacagaatTCAAGcacaaatttgacaaaaaatacacAGGACCACCAGGCAACATAACCCCATTCATCATTGTTCATATTTAAGATTTCGCctgcatttatttatttcagacaGGCTAATGAAGAGTATGTAATCCTAGCTAATTCTTGGAGGTACTCCCAGCAGTATTCTAACAAACTATTTTTCGCTATGGTTGATTATGATGATGGTGCAGATGTGTTTTCACaggtataatatattttatacatgtaatataagaATGACATTGCTGTGTACGttttagaaacaaacaaaataagcGTTTCTAAattcttctttattaaaaatgtttaaagtatattacaaatacatgaaatataaggAAAATGTTAATAGTTAATTACATAGAGAGAAAAAAACTTGTaatgatttttataaatctaCCTACcggtatctatactattaaacgagaagacctcattttgggtgtcgcttctcctccttccacaataaattaatcatcatgcctctgtgtcctataggtaacatgtatagtcgcatttgtcatccattcttatgatcattCAGTTGGGGTTATTTTggaataaaaacgaaaaagaatgcgtccggatattttcccgtcattggacaaaactttaagtcagattagacttccggtttgtgtttttctgtactttgaacatacaaagactatgaataaagtATATACATTTGCTTTCTGCTGTCATTTTGAGTTCTAGCATGTATCATCCTTGCTTAACgtgtttcagtttgggttattttgggaggaaaacgaaaatgaataatatttgctatttactatcaattagtttacagtggcggatccagaacttttcataagggaggggggcactgactgacctaaaaggggggcgttcctctcatgcttcagtgattccccatataatcaacaaatttttTTCAACGACCCTCCCtgggatccgcctatggtttactatcaacggcggtcactgcggatatatttctgtatacatacatttactatgaataactgtatttgttataatttactataaattccaatGGTTATCTTGGGAGGGGGGATCTTTACTATTTATGGCGTTcactgatgtatatatatatatatatatataagtacttttgacttttgatacctctcctgaaattATCTGAATAGTAATTAAAGAATATATGCATGTTCATAgagtacagaaaaacagaaggtataaaaatcggtatttggaaaatagggggagggcaaaaaaatATGTCCAGTCTCTAAGTACCTTagacttttgatacctctcctgaaattctctgtatagtaattaaagtatatatgcatgttcatagagtacagaaaaacagaaggtataaaaatcggtatttggaaaatagggggagggctaaaaaatgtgcccagtccctaagtacctttgacttttgatacctctcctgaaattctcaGTATAGTAAttaaattacagaaaaacagaTGGTATAAAAATCGGTACTTGGAAAATAGGGGGAAGGCaaaaaatgtgcccagtccctaagtacctttgacttttgatatctctcctgaaattctccagtcagtatattttttttacagtttacatacgctctatttccccgcgatttcgcgggtatgTTCTAGTATAATTATTaaacttaaaaaacaacaaatcagaATCATAGGGATAAATGGAAGTTCAAACAACATTAAACAGATAATGTTTCAATCAAATTAAGTAGGGAGAACATGGTAATACCATATCAATACAAATCCTGCTTTGCACTAGGGTGACAAGTTGAGTCAGATTTTAAACAAActaaatcatgtacatgtagctgATAATTTATTATTCCTAAGTTCCACTGCCACTCCATCATTGATAGGTTATGTAGGTTATTCTGACATTGAAGAACCAAAAATGTTCTCCGATTTGAAAAGACTTGTGCTATCTAGTGAGCAGCATTATTGTATTAATGTATAAACTTTATTTTTCTAGCTGAAGACGAACACTGCTCCAGTATTTATGCATTTCCCAGAAAAAGGCAAGACAAAGAAAGGAGACACTTTGGATATTAACAGGTTTATCATAACAGAATTATCATATAGcatgaataattaaaaacaaaactttgcagAAATTGACATTTGAAAAATTACAATGGACTACAAAagacattttttcattaattgaTGTTTTCTTGATgaaataaaatttcattgatagaaaaaaagtaaaagagCAAAATTAtagaactctgaggaaaattcaaaaccaaaagtccttaagcaaatgacaaaaacaaaggCTCAAACACCtcaaacaaatagataacaacataacaactgtcatattccctaCTTGGTAacagcattttattatgtagaaaatggtggattaatcctggttttatagctagctaaatctctcacttatATGGCAGTCacttaaaattccattatattgacaacaatgtgttatatttatctttttatgtgTTTAACAATTTAATAGGTTGAAAAGTTGATTATTTTATATAGCCAATAACACTTTGCCATCTCGTCCTTcttgtgaaataaaaacttttttatttcagagTAGGATTTTCTGCAGAAGCCATTGCTAAATGGGTACAAGAGAGAACTGATGTCCAGGTAGTGTTATGTTGATGGCATTATtcagtaaaatataaatgtatatgtactATTACAGATGTAACCTTGGTCGATGTGCAGGCTATGACAATACAGCCTCTATTAAtacagtcgattccacttaattgcataccgcttaatagcataattcggttaattgcatagttttctcctgcacaaaaccatttcccattcatctaatgttaaattgtcCGGTTATATGCATAGCTCTACAAGTGGCCTTTCGGTTTATTGCATAGAAAATTATTGCCGTCTAGATATGCTTAGTTAAAACTGACGAGATTTTTGACCGGAAACGATCATTTGGTAAGCATATTTTTCTTGAATGCATTCTTATTTtcgttattatttcatatttacttTAGTGTTATTGaaacaaagttttaaaacagtttctttcgtgtttatattatggaatttgattaaaaataaaccTCGATGTCTGCACAGGTAAAGTttcccatgttctattttaagcctcgaggtcataaaaatgtcaaacagataattgttgtaaaaacacTGACCATTCTACTTCAAAGGGTGTTAATAATTGATTGGATTTAAACAATTGTCCATAGATTACATTTGgggttaatttttaaaacaaaaactccTGTTAATTATCGATCATAACCAATGTGAACTCTATTGGGCTTGGGGTGATCTTTATTAATGTTAATATTATAGGGCATTTACATATGGTTAAAAGAATTTTATACAtcaatcatttgtttttaaaattttatgaaaagagcatttacttttaattattatattttctcactTTCAACACTTGTGTCCAGCAATTAACCCGTACAGGACCCCACCATTACTGCTTTGCATATACGAAACTAACAAGTTGTTACTTCAGTGCCCAACTGCATAATTCATTACACATctattgttaaaataattataaactgtgaagtattgtttaaaagtttattttaatcaaagcctaacaatgtacattgtacatatgggtcatagaaacaaatctatttttagaacagttTATTTTCGTATCCCAGGTAAAGGAAAGTCTGAATGcaaataaactaaaactaaatgtgtttataatctttatttaaagaaacaaaataaaataacacatatgACACTAGAGTAGACAtaaaaaatttattataataaatcatCATTCAGTATATTGTATGTGGATTACAGACGTTCATCTTTCTTCAGGGATTTCTTTTACTGATCTGTTCTATCGATGTTATTTGACTCTGTCATTTGgcatttcggatataagcatactccgctttattgcataattttgtcTGACAAATAGACTATGCAAATAACAGGAATCtactgtacaaacttttttttttcttatggctttcaatattttaaaggttagggctattccagaaaaaaatgtaggggggggggggtgttggaaggcacattatattaataatacatgggtgatgggtatcagagcaacttttcacactataatgtactataattctcaattacaagtGTCTGGGTggtgggtgctgacaaaaactgccttccaaccccccatacatttttttcttgaataGCCCTTAGCTAACTTCTTCTTGTTGCAGGTCATGACagagctaaaaataaaaaaaaaataataaaagaattcCTTGCTCCTGTATTGAATTAACAGACATGAGTTTGAGCTATAAGCTTTGAGAATACACTAATGCTCTGAAAAGAAAGGTCACTTATGTTAAAAATAgtacttgtttttcattttcttataatTATCTAATGGTGACTaactaaattttcaattttagaaatCTGCCTGCAATGCTTTTCAcacaaaacaaaacttttaaatataacattgccaataatttaacaaatgattttaaattaattttattttacagatcAGAATATTCCGTCCTCCTAACTATTCAGGAACACTTGCTTTAGCATTGCTGTTTGCCTTGATTGGTGGATTGCTGTATTTAAAGAGAAACAATTTAGAATTTATCTACAACAAAACATTTTGGGGAATCGGTGCACTggtaagatatttttttaaaataaaggttTGAAATTTGTAGGACATTACCTAAAAAAAATGAGGTAACTTTTGCATCAAATCAATGAGTTGATATTCtgataaaaaatgtttgaattatttGTTCCCCAAGTGCATTTGATAATTATGTACATTTGAAAGTGAtcgaaaaattatgaaaaatatttgtttttttaaatatttactggTACAATTGTGTGTTGTCAAATATTAACACATAGTTTGACATATTCCTAGTTTTTCTTTATGAGTAATGAAATTACTATTAATAACCTGACATAGGGAAAATACTATTGATCTTGTCTAGGAGGACATTTTATCTGATTCCAAAAACATGAACATACTTCTTGATAGGTTATTGCACatgaatttttcttaaattgcCGGGCCACACTCATGATCGTCTATTTAAATACAAGTGCCTTTATATTTGCACACAAGATTAGTTACTGGGACAGCCTGTAATTTTCAGAGCTTCACTGACTATctatatttaaacaatttgtaGGTTATAATTTTCGCCATGACATCAGGACAGATGTGGAACCATATCAGAGGACCTCCTGTAATGCATAAAAATCCACAAACTGGCCAGAttgtaagtttttgtttttacGTGATGGTTTTAATTTGgtgattttatttcttatttcttaaaaatataaaattatattgcaTGTTTTTCTCTCCTGAAATTGTAATGAAAACCCaaacatttttattgttaaaagataaactgtaaaaaaaggACCAGGATGTTCAGagatgtcaattttttttataagttttttactattgaaaaatagaaaatttgttCAGAATTTGTGAATAGTATTGTAAGTTTTCAGAAAATGGTTTTCAAATTCTTAAAACCAAGAAGCTTAAGAGAAAAAAAGTTGAGAAAAATAGCTGTCCACTTTAACCATATACAGTACACAATGTACAGTATGTCATAGAAGATTTTGTGTGATTCACTTTGAACTGAAGCAGGGTGATTGCCGGTAATATCATACATctaattaatgatttttttcacaCAATTACATTTTGCctatagaatatttaaaaagCTATATCTGCATTCACTGAGGTAATTtcctgttttgttttaatctgattATCGAGTGGATTTGATGACATTACTAGGCAATCCCTAACTTGTTATATCTTGGCAAGCAACAGTGTGATTTCCCCAATTAATGAAACTGATATgtaattatacatatatatatatgaagaaaaaTTATGTTAAACTTAAATAGATAAACAAagaatcttttatatttttaaggCATGGGTCTTTTGCATGActttttaaacttattaaattTTTAAGGAATTTGCACTaacaaacatgataaatatgAATGTGATCTAACATTTTATTTACTTTgatatttgcatgttttttttctatgttttgcaGAATTACATACATGGTAGTAGCCAAGGACAATTTGTTGCAGAAACATATATAGTATTTTTATTGAGTATCCTGCAATTAGAATCAGGTCATATAGTTGGTTTCATAATTTctagaaaaatgtttaaataaaatatcaatcaatcattggaatttcaaattttaaatgataaTAGATAAATCCCTTTATTAACATACTGCTATCTTTTCAAAAGTGAGGATGTTAAAATGTTAAtgttacataaaaacaaatataagaagaGTGTTTAACATTTTGAAAGTCGGGTAGTATGTTGATTTTCAAACGTATATACATTTTGGAGATACCAAGATAATCATACCTCTGTGATTTGAtacttttacatttataattctcAAATTGTGGTTttcaaacaataatatttaaattcagcttttttttttatgttttgaggAGGTAGATATTTTCAGAACTAAGAAATATTAAACATTCCTTCCTGCCTGTACATAAATGCGTGTATGGTATAATAACAAAAGTACtgcgattaaaaaaaattaagctaATTCATTAATAGTGCACTACATGTAGTGTGTTTAATGTATGTGAGTCTTAACATTTGTGTTGTTGCTACCATACTCATGTTAAATCTAGACTGATTGTTCTAATAACATACAGGTAGACTCTGACCCTATGAAACAGACAATCCTAGAATCGGGTATAGTTTGTTTACTTTGTATCTTTAATGTTGCTCACATTTTGCTGGTTTAAGGTGACATATTAACTGATACTGGCAATCATactaactttttattattttctcttttattatactttttttctgatattttggCAACTGGTCAGtggatatttatttgtttttaagagCAATGTTAACAGTTGTTAGTATTGATCTCAATATTATTCAGCTATAATGGTTTCCTCAAGATGAAGTTACCTTGGATAGTCCAATAATTGCATTTTgggtttaacttttaaaatttttattaaacaatttgaAACATGGTAGTATTTCAAATTTCTGGAATTATTTTGAACAAGTTGCtgatacatgtatttagaatatATTGCATGCATGATAAGGTAAttgatgtatgttttatttttattttttataaaattacaacaaataATCATATGGAATTAACAACTTTAATGAAATGTAAAAGGCTTGcagaattttatttgatttacttttttcaaacttattatgtattatatataccaCGCTatttacgagttaacatatttaaacgacGAATCCACAGGATGAGttcgtttaaatatgttaatgagtaatacatggtatatatgttttgtaacaTCATTTAAAAGTGGCCTGGTGATTTTTATCCAATAAAAAGCAGTGGGAGTGTTGATCTAGCCCCCTGCTTAGCATGTGCACGAGAAAATCGATCCAGTCAATTTTTCAACATATCAATCTTTATATTAAACCATGCTTTTTCAGAAACCAAACTATTAAGCAGATTAATGTAATTATAATTGTAACATAATACAGCATTTTTCCTTTGAGGTTTTTAAGTGATAATCTGCTTAATAGTTCGGTTTCTGAAAAACCATGGTTTAATataaagattgatatgttattcCATTTAAAAGAATCATGATGTACTTTGTGCTTGTAACTTCATGTAGATAGACAGAGCTTGGACTATGGTTTAATCTGATATTTTTCATGTTAAACCATGATTTAAACTCCGCCTCTTTGTAACATCTCTATGTGACTGACAGTTAAGTGAATGCAGGAGGACAAGGATTTCTGAATGAACCTGCTGATTTTCGAAAAATTGACTTGATCGATTTTCTCATGCATGTGCTAAGCAGGGGGCTAAAACGACACTCCAACTGCTTTTTATTGGATAAAAATCACCAGGCCACTTTCAAATGAtgttacaaaacatatataccacgtattactcattaacatatataAACGAACTCATCCTGTGGATTAGTCGTTTAATTATGTTAACTCGTAAATAGCGTGCTATATATAATACTTACATTAAAACCATGAAAACAGGATTTTAGTTCATTTAGATATTTCAAAAACGATTGTTTGATAAAAACATTCGGAGATGAGGTTTGCTTGCTGTTTAGGCAAGTATCCAGCAGAGTTAGAATGAAGCGTATGTAGAGTTGTCAGAATTAAAATCAGCTATTATCTGAACTTTTTTAGTTTCAACTCATAATAGAAGAGGAACATTAAATTCCATATATTACATTAGAATTTTCTTCACAAATGAATAATTTGTAAATGaagattgaaaaaataataaagtatcTCAATaagattaatacaaaaaatacTAGATCTTGATTCTTTCTGTTGATCTTGATTTTATGAGAGTAAGAGAAGATTGGaaagtttttggaaaaaaagacTTCGAAGTAAATCACTAGCATGACTAGGGGGAAAATTAGAATGTAAAAGAGATGAAGAAAGTATAAGAGGGTTTAGGGGGACGAAATAAGAGACTGATAGACATGGTAATAATATTTAAAGCTATACATGTGAAAATGATCCTTAACCAGATTTTAGATGCAGCAGTTGTTGGAGGGTTTATCATGTTGAATGAAGCCAATAATATCAAAGGCGACAGTGGAAAAAGAAGAAGTAAGTGAATGGCTGAACATTAGTTAGTTGTTTAAGACTTTTTTTGTATCTAGAATATTTAAATGCTGATCAATAAAGTATGTAAAATGGAATGCAATTGTCTGTATGTTTCTGATCAAGAATGTCACACTTTCTTGTTcctaaaaaattataacaaagttTTTGCACTGACGAttagctcccttttgattttaaCGATTTTCAGTATTGTAGCTCTAGAATTATGGGTCTTTAATTGTAGCCAATGTGTTAAacaaagtcaagaatatgaccagcttctgatttttttcttcattgttaTATAGAACTATTTAAAATTGCTTTGAATATTTTAACTCTTGGGAGCTTGTCTTCTGATTAATTAACATAACTTTAGTtattgtgtctttttgaaatactTCTACCATTCCAGTGTTCAATCCATTGAAGCAAGCTTCATTCTGATTGTGatgatttataattgtttttctttccaAGTAATCAACAGACATTTATTCATAGTATCACAAAAATATGTTCTATGAAACCCAGTGTGCTTtccattttgatgtttttaattattttgttccaGAGTAAATAAACTTTAATGTTATCTTAAAAACTGTAATGAATTCAATCATGCATACTGTCAGaatcttaattatttttaatCGATAAATTTTTGGGCATAATGTAAATGAgatgatttttaataaatttttgttCTTATTTCAGTAATAGCATTAGTTGGCCTAGGACTAGTTGCCTTCTTCTTTAGTTTACTGTTATCTGTGTTTCGGTCCAAATATCAAGGATATCCTTACAGGTTTGTATGCATACCATATATTGTTACAAAATAAAGCCCTTACATTcatgttttaaattaataaaaaaactattGCAATCAATTTgggaaaaacaaaacttttaatatttgCCTCCAGCCATGCCCATAATTCAATAGATGTTTTTAAGATGTCTTTTGGATTATATTAAgactttgaaaacaaatttctcCATCCTTCATTCTGGCTATTATGCTTTTTCCTATCGCTTTGGATGAgttcaaaatcaagaaaaatttaaatgttgtaCAATTTAGTAAGGGATTTATAGTATTTTGGTATACCATTGTCTGTTCATCCATCCATTCATCTGTCTGTATGTCAACACTACATAAAATAGCTTTAAACAATTCATATGAAATCTTAACACAAAATTTAAGACATAAAGCTGACACACCTAT contains:
- the LOC139485327 gene encoding dolichyl-diphosphooligosaccharide--protein glycosyltransferase subunit TUSC3-like codes for the protein MCNMAAMWTLLKVFLTVFCLSLIQNSFAVQKNKQDLLTDKVQQMTEWNNKKSVIKFNGDKFKQYVRTAPRNYSVIVMLTALQPKRQCSVCKQANEEYVILANSWRYSQQYSNKLFFAMVDYDDGADVFSQLKTNTAPVFMHFPEKGKTKKGDTLDINRVGFSAEAIAKWVQERTDVQIRIFRPPNYSGTLALALLFALIGGLLYLKRNNLEFIYNKTFWGIGALVIIFAMTSGQMWNHIRGPPVMHKNPQTGQINYIHGSSQGQFVAETYIVFLLNAAVVGGFIMLNEANNIKGDSGKRRIIALVGLGLVAFFFSLLLSVFRSKYQGYPYSFLFK